Proteins encoded in a region of the Panicum hallii strain FIL2 chromosome 3, PHallii_v3.1, whole genome shotgun sequence genome:
- the LOC112885552 gene encoding CASP-like protein 1U2: protein MGGGGSSGERVAWEAASLVCRIATAGMSLGSAIMTAASTQCVLRDDGSSAGTVSYSDYGSFKYSALADLLSAVLQMVTIFLEVVGKEKWASTVELIDRLVQALTSTSAALLLAVDDITSCGPPRGRRSGACRSGQTRGFCGRVRVSAALSLAAAVTVSACIYTNRLAATVTQAPAPEEKKKESIYTYRLAPTVTLTPARKEKEAEEKKKKEEEGKGEEKRKKKDEEER, encoded by the exons atgggcggcggcggcagctccggcgagcgggtGGCGTGGGAGGCAGCCAGCCTCGTGTGCCGCATCGCGACGGCGGGCATGTCGCTGGGGTCGGCCATCATGACCGCCGCCTCGACGCAGTGCGTGCTCCGGGACGACGGCAGCAGCGCCGGCACCGTCTCCTATAGCGACTACGGCTCCTTCAA GTACTCGGCGCTCGCGGACCTGCTGTCGGCGGTGCTGCAGATGGTAACGATCTTCCTGGAGGTGGTGGGGAAGGAGAAGTGGGCCAGCACCGTGGAGCTCATCGACAGGCTGGTGCAGGCGCTCACGTCGACgtcggcggcgctgctgctcgCCGTCGACGACATCACCTCCTGCGGCCCGCCTcgcgggcggcgcagcggcGCGTGCCGCAGCGGCCAGACCCGCGGGTTCTGCGGGCGGGTCCGCGTGTCGGCGGCGCTCTCCCTCGCCGCAGCCGTCACCGTCTCCGCCTGCATCTACACCAACCGGTTAGCAGCAACCGTCACgcaggcgccggcgccggaagagaagaagaaggaaagcaTATACACCTACCGGTTAGCACCAACCGTCACGCTGACGCCGGCGAGGAAAGAGAAAGAagcggaagagaagaagaagaaagaagaagagggaaaaggTGAAGagaagaggaaaaagaaagatgAGGAAGAGCGGTGA
- the LOC112885553 gene encoding uncharacterized protein LOC112885553 — protein MPIVGQLVDAGWVVMHSCWSVYPQSCPAQQSLQSAQLAGKESRCASIHLSIMGSGSSGEVGASEAISLVLRIATVGLSLASAIMTAASTQCVLRDNGVAAGAVSYGDYYSFKYSALADLLSAVLQGVAIYLEATRKGKAARAVELIDKLAQALTSTSGALLLAVDDITSCGGPPRGGGTGGRRQRGGGLCGQAGAFCGRFRVSSALSVAASVSVSASVYTRHAPVAVTLAPRPAPPSAPKVKVVVRREDEGGRNEKEEEVEKCEVELIVTEKAKEKDDKEEEKKDDGVVKDKECCTEVSTPPAMPPPWCRCPRLTIPCDCEDPELCGAFF, from the exons ATGCCTATTGTTGGGCAACTAGTGGATGCCGGTTGGGTGGtcatgcattcatgctggagtgTATATCCACAAAGCTGTCCGGCCCAACAGAGTCTGCAGTCTGCACAGCTCGCTGGCAAGGAAAGCCGGTGCGCGTCCATCCATCTTTCCATCATGGGAAGCGGCAGCTCCGGCGAGGTGGGCGCGTCGGAGGCAATCAGCCTCGTGCTGCGCATCGCGACGGTGGGGCTGTCGCTGGCGTCGGCGATCATGACGGCCGCCTCGACGCAGTGCGTGCTCCGGGACAAcggcgtcgccgccggcgccgtctCCTACGGCGACTACTACTCCTTCAA GTACTCGGCGCTCGCCGACCTGCTGTCCGCGGTGCTGCAGGGCGTGGCGATCTACCTGGAGGCGACGAGGAAGGGCAAGGCGGCCAGGGCCGTCGAGCTCATCGACAAGCTCGCGCAGGCGCTCACGTCCACGTCGGGGGCGCTGCTGCTCGCCGTCGACGACATCACCTCCTGCGGCGGGCCGCCCCGAGGCGGGGGGACTGGCGGGCGGCgccagcgcggcggcggcctgtgCGGCCAGGCCGGCGCGTTCTGCGGGCGGTTCCGCGTGTCATCGGCGCTCTCCGTCGCCGCGTCCGTGTCCGTCTCAGCGTCCGTTTACACGAGGCACGCCCCGGTGGCCGTCACGCTGGCGCcgaggccggcgccgccgtccgcaCCGAAGGTGAAAGTAGTCGTGCGCAGAGAAGACGAGGGTGGTAGAAatgagaaggaagaagaggtaGAGAAATGTGAGGTTGAGTTGATTGTGACGGAGAAGGCGAAGGAGAAGGACGACaaggaggaagagaagaagGATGACGGGGTGGTGAAGGACAAAGAGTGTTGCACAGAGGTTAGCACGCCGCCGGCGATGCCGCCGCCGTGGTGCCGGTGCCCGAGGCTGACGATCCCGTGCGACTGCGAGGACCCGGAACTGTGCGGCGCCTTCTTCTAG
- the LOC112886062 gene encoding stress response protein nst1: MKRPPPRQCGDDTSAGEGGSGGGFGMGKGKGRWGGASRRRNEQRLGVGGGGALSLAAFASAKSRNTGYNPALIKKKKEFYKNAKLISKYKRTKKQQNQPNQPPEFPIREDRGDNAQNVPKPHHKGKKRTAQSLKEEYEKKRAEDEKAKKERDAIIQAKREQQEKSEAKRRELREKMFKKTRSGQPVMKYRIEHLLETALQS, encoded by the exons ATgaagcggccgccgccgcgacagTGCGGCGACGACACGTCGGCCGGCGAgggaggaagcggcggcgggttCGGGATGGGGAAGGGGAAAGGGAGGTGGGGCGGCGCGAGCCGGAGGCGGAACGAGCAGCGGctgggcgtcggcggcggcggggcgctcTCCCTCGCGGCGTTCGCCAGCGCCAAGTCCCGGAACACCGGCTATAATCCGGCCCTCATCA AGAAGAAAAAAGAGTTCTACAAGAATGCTAAGTTAATTAGCAAGTACAAAAGGACAAAGAAGCAACAAAATCAGCCAAATCAGCCTCCAGAATTTCCAATCCGTGAG GATAGGGGTGATAATGCACAAAATGTGCCAAAGCCGCATCATAAAGGGAAGAAGCGCACTGCACAAAGCTTGAAGGAGGAGTATGAGAAAAAACGTGCAGAGGATGAGAAGGCTAAGAAGGAGCGGGATGCGATCATTCAGGCAAAGAGGGAACAGCAGGAGAAGTCTGAGGCAAAGCGGAGAGAACTGAGGGAGAAGATGTTCAAGAAGACAAGATCTGGCCAACCTGTGATGAAATACCGGATCGAGCATCTCTTGGAGACTGCTCTACAAAGCTGA
- the LOC112887504 gene encoding conserved oligomeric Golgi complex subunit 8: MDLDAGHRRAPAAADMDGNAASALPLAGASYQPYVSELLSFSIERLHKEPELLRVDAERVRRQMQEVAVENYAAFIAASEALSFVRAQLEGFDSHLEALIEEIPNLTSGCTEFVESAQQILEERKLNQTLLANHSTLLDLLEIPQLMDTCIRNGNYDEALDLEAFVNKISKLHPDLPVIQGLAAEVKKTIQSLISQLLQKLRSNIQLPECLRIVAHLRRIGVFSESELRLQFLRCREAWLSGILEDLDQRNVYDYLKGMVTSHRVHLFDVVNQYRAIFNNDKSGNEENYDGGLLFSWAMQQVSNHLTTLQVMLPNITEGGSLSSILDQCMYCAMGLGLVGLDFRGLLPPIFENAVLNLFSKNMSTAVENFQVVLDSHRWVPMPSVGFVANGVVDETSDDVTPPSVLMEHPPLAVFVNGVSAAMNELRPCAPLSLKHVLAQEVVKGLQAVSDSLVRYNAMRMLRGNESALFLSLCQAFIEVVHPYCAACFGRCYLNGATLITECQSTFNAVSQLLTVPARSNSSSIERRQSGGIDRKQSGGIDRKQSGSIERGQSGGINRKQSIESAGSAVTDNGLPADGPGPEVNSDAATPSSVVQDDARSSPPSSK; encoded by the exons ATGGACCTCGACGCGGgccaccgccgcgcccccgccgccgccgacatgGACGGCAACGCGGCCTCCGCGCTCCCGCTCGCGGGCGCCTCCTACCAGCCCTACGTCTCCGAGCTCCTCTCCTTCTCCATCGAGCGCCTCCACAAG GAGCCGGAGCTGCTGCGGGTGGACGCGGAGCGGGTGCGGCGGCAGAtgcaggaggtggcggtggagaaCTACGCCGCCTTCATCGCGGCGTCCGAGGCGCTCTCCTTCGTCCGCGCGCAGCTCGAGGGGTTCGACAGCCACCTCGAGGCCCTG ATAGAGGAGATACCAAATTTAACATCTGGCTGCACTGAGTTTGTCGAGTCAGCACAGCAAATTTTGGAAGAGAGGAAGCTTAATCAAACATTACTAGCCAACCATAGTACCTTGCTTGACTTGCTTGAAATCCCACAACTGATGGACAC GTGCATACGGAATGGGAACTATGATGAGGCACTTGATCTAGAAGCTTTTGTAAACAAAATTTCAAAGTTGCACCCTGA TTTACCTGTTATCCAAGGCTTAGCTGCTGAAGTCAAGAAGACAATACAGTCACTAATTTCACAGCTTCTCCAGAAACTTCGATCAAATATTCAG TTACCTGAGTGCCTTCGTATTGTAGCACATTTGCGTCGAATAGGAGTTTTCAGTGAATCAGAATTGCGCTTACAG TTCTTGAGGTGCAGGGAAGCTTGGCTTTCTGGGATTCTTGAAGATCTGGACCAGAGGAATGTTTATGATTACCTGAAGGGCATGGTGACTAGCCACAGGGTACATTTGTTTGATGTTGTTAATCAATACCGAGCAATATTCAACAATGATAAATCTGGAAATGAGGAGAACTATGATGGTGGGCTGCTTTTCAGCTGGGCAATGCAACAAGTTAGTAATCACCTCACAACTCTTCAAGTTATGTTACCAAACATAACTGAAGGTGGGTCTCTGTCCAGCATTCTTGATCAATGCATG TATTGTGCAATGGGTCTTGGCTTAGTCGGGTTGGATTTCCGTGGCCTACTTCCACCTATCTTTGAAAA CGCGGTTCTAAATTTATTCTCAAAGAATATGAGTACAGCGGTTGAAAATTTCCAG GTTGTTTTGGATTCACACCGTTGGGTTCCAATGCCATCTGTTGGCTTCGTAGCAAATGGAGTTGTGGATGAGACTTCTGATGATGTGACTCCACCTTCTGTTTTAATGGAGCATCCACCTCTTGCAGTTTTTGTTAATG GTGTTTCAGCAGCAATGAATGAGCTGAGACCATGTGCACCATTGAGCTTGAAACATGTCCTTGCTCAGGAGGTGGTGAAGGGATTACAGGCAGTCTCTGACTCCCTAGTTAGATACAACGCCATGCGAATGTTGCGTGGGAATGAGTCCGCTCTGTTCCTTTCACTCTGCCAGGCATTTATCGAG GTCGTACACCCTTACTGTGCCGCATGTTTTGGCCGATGCTACCTGAACGGAGCAACACTGATCACAGAGTGCCAGAGCACATTCAACGCTGTCAGCCAGCTACTGACCGTACCTGCGAGATCAAACAGTTCCAGCATTGAGAGAAGGCAGTCAGGAGGCATAGACAGGAAGCAGTCGGGAGGCATTGATAGGAAACAGTCGGGGAGCATCGAACGAGGGCAGTCGGGAGGCATCAACCGAAAGCAGTCCATTGAGAGCGCTGGGTCAGCCGTCACGGATAATGGGCTCCCGGCTGATGGACCGGGCCCTGAGGTCAACAGTGATGCTGCAACCCCATCCTCAGTGGTTCAGGATGATGCGCGAAGCAGTCCGCCGTCAAGCAAGTAG
- the LOC112883793 gene encoding E3 ubiquitin-protein ligase MIEL1-like isoform X1 — protein sequence MGGAHFPGDNDAAEVDVACDGGVDRRDVGNMEHGCEHYRRRCKIVAPCCKQVFPCRHCHNEATASGDRHAICRQDIEKVVCVLCDTEQPVSQVCVSCGVNMGEYYCDICKFYDDDTEKGQYHCNDCGICRVGGKEKFFHCVKCGSCYSVALRDNHQCVENSMRQNCPICYEYLFDSLQGTRVLNCGHTMHMECFSDMVEHNKYTCPICSKTALDRTRHWEMLDQEIEATIMPPVYRYKTWPDLGALQRLQQGLRGELPCDWPQVQPLQLLQHPIDITARRFVRKQLADNRLLRQQPVVNSSRLAHTWQMEAMPEPYNRRRKHCFAARVPACQSSRLHDALALIRSRFNSFLESASVVGTPSYRICACST from the exons atgGGGGGAGCGCACTTCCCCGGCGACAACGACGCCGCCGAGGTCGACGTGGCCTGCGACGGGGGGGTCGACCGCCGCGACGTGGGCAATATGGAGCACGG GTGCGAGCATTACCGGCGGAGGTGTAAGATCGTGGCGCCGTGCTGCAAGCAGGTGTTCCCCTGCCGCCACTGCCACAACGAGGCCACG GCTTCAGGAGATCGGCATGCAATATGTCGCCAAGATATTGAAAAA GTAGTTTGTGTACTCTGTGATACTGAACAGCCG GTGTCACAAGTGTGTGTAAGCTGTGGAGTCAATATGGGAGAGTACTACTGTGATATATGCAAATTTTATGATGATGAT ACAGAGAAAGGGCAGTACCATTGCAATGATTGTGGCATATGTAG GGTTGGTGGCAAGGAAAAATTTTTCCACTGTGTGAAGTGTG GGTCTTGCTATTCTGTTGCACTGCGTGATAACCATCAGTGTGTGGAGAACTCAATGAGACAGAATTGCCCAATCTGTTATGAG TATCTATTTGATTCGTTACAAGGAACAAGGGTTCTTAACTGTGGACACACAATGCACATGGAATGCTTTTCTGATATGGTGGAGCATAACAA ATACACCTGTCCAATATGCTCCAAGACAGCCCTTGACAGGACACGCCACTGGGAGATGTTGGATCAAGAG ATTGAAGCAACAATCATGCCTCCTGTATATCGTTACAAG ACATGGCCAGATTTGGGTGCTTTGCAACGACTGCAACAAGGTCTCAGAGGTGAACTTCCATGTGATTGGCCACAAGTGCAGCCACTGCAACTCCTACAACACCCGATCGACATCACGGCCCGCAGATTCGTCCGGAAGCAGCTCGCCGACAACAGACTCCTCCGACAACAACCTGTAGTGAATTCTTCACGCCTGGCCCACACCTGGCAGATGGAAGCAATGCCAGAACCATACAATAGAAGAAGGAAACATTGTTTCGCGGCGCGCGTCCCTGCCTGCCAATCGTCAAGACTCCACGACGCCTTAGCCCTCATTCGGTCAAGATTCAATTCATTCCTTGAATCCGCATCTGTTGTCGGAACTCCCAGCTACCGCATTTGTGCCTGTTCTACCTAA
- the LOC112883793 gene encoding E3 ubiquitin-protein ligase MIEL1-like isoform X2 — MGGAHFPGDNDAAEVDVACDGGVDRRDVGNMEHGCEHYRRRCKIVAPCCKQVFPCRHCHNEATASGDRHAICRQDIEKVVCVLCDTEQPVSQVCVSCGVNMGEYYCDICKFYDDDTEKGQYHCNDCGICRVGGKEKFFHCVKCGSCYSVALRDNHQCVENSMRQNCPICYEYLFDSLQGTRVLNCGHTMHMECFSDMVEHNKYTCPICSKTALDRTRHWEMLDQEIEATIMPPVYRYKIWVLCNDCNKVSEVNFHVIGHKCSHCNSYNTRSTSRPADSSGSSSPTTDSSDNNL, encoded by the exons atgGGGGGAGCGCACTTCCCCGGCGACAACGACGCCGCCGAGGTCGACGTGGCCTGCGACGGGGGGGTCGACCGCCGCGACGTGGGCAATATGGAGCACGG GTGCGAGCATTACCGGCGGAGGTGTAAGATCGTGGCGCCGTGCTGCAAGCAGGTGTTCCCCTGCCGCCACTGCCACAACGAGGCCACG GCTTCAGGAGATCGGCATGCAATATGTCGCCAAGATATTGAAAAA GTAGTTTGTGTACTCTGTGATACTGAACAGCCG GTGTCACAAGTGTGTGTAAGCTGTGGAGTCAATATGGGAGAGTACTACTGTGATATATGCAAATTTTATGATGATGAT ACAGAGAAAGGGCAGTACCATTGCAATGATTGTGGCATATGTAG GGTTGGTGGCAAGGAAAAATTTTTCCACTGTGTGAAGTGTG GGTCTTGCTATTCTGTTGCACTGCGTGATAACCATCAGTGTGTGGAGAACTCAATGAGACAGAATTGCCCAATCTGTTATGAG TATCTATTTGATTCGTTACAAGGAACAAGGGTTCTTAACTGTGGACACACAATGCACATGGAATGCTTTTCTGATATGGTGGAGCATAACAA ATACACCTGTCCAATATGCTCCAAGACAGCCCTTGACAGGACACGCCACTGGGAGATGTTGGATCAAGAG ATTGAAGCAACAATCATGCCTCCTGTATATCGTTACAAG ATTTGGGTGCTTTGCAACGACTGCAACAAGGTCTCAGAGGTGAACTTCCATGTGATTGGCCACAAGTGCAGCCACTGCAACTCCTACAACACCCGATCGACATCACGGCCCGCAGATTCGTCCGGAAGCAGCTCGCCGACAACAGACTCCTCCGACAACAACCTGTAG
- the LOC112886581 gene encoding putative glutaredoxin-C14, whose amino-acid sequence MADRVMNLASERAVVVFTLSSCCMCHTVTKLMQDLSVNALVHELDSDPRGKEMERALLKMLGGRGPAVPAVFIGGKLVGGTNRVMSLHLGGELVPMLKSAGALWL is encoded by the coding sequence ATGGCCGACCGCGTGATGAACCTGGCCTCGGAGCGGGCGGTGGTGGTGTTCACGCTGAGCTCCTGCTGCATGTGCCACACGGTGACGAAGCTGATGCAGGACCTGAGCGTGAACGCGCTGGTGCACGAGCTGGACAGCGACCCCAGGGGCAAGGAGATGGAGCGCGCGCTGCTCAAGATGCTCGGCGGCAGAGGCCCAGCCGTCCCCGCCGTCTTCATCGGCGGCAAGCTCGTCGGCGGCACCAACAGGGTCATGTCCCTCCACCTCGGCGGCGAGCTCGTGCCCATGCTCAAGAGCGCCGGTGCGCTCTGGCTGTAG